One region of Bosea sp. 29B genomic DNA includes:
- the ccoS gene encoding cbb3-type cytochrome oxidase assembly protein CcoS: MSSLVFLVPLALLLGAVALAAFLWSLRSGQYEDLDGAAERILIDEDEHVDRDRPS; the protein is encoded by the coding sequence GTGAGCAGCCTAGTTTTCCTCGTGCCGCTGGCCCTCCTGCTAGGCGCGGTCGCGCTGGCAGCGTTTCTGTGGTCGCTGCGATCTGGCCAATATGAGGATCTCGATGGCGCAGCGGAGCGCATTTTGATCGATGAGGACGAGCATGTTGATCGCGATCGACCAAGTTGA
- a CDS encoding bifunctional acetate--CoA ligase family protein/GNAT family N-acetyltransferase, which produces MSTYRFEALMQPSSVAVVGASERAGSVGHAVVANLREGGFAGTLSLVNPRHSAIGGTNCYPDLVALPKPPDLAIVCAPPAAVSGIVETAAALRVPACLILTAGLGRGPDSAAWAIRDLGHSSGMRIVGPNCLGLMSPYGHLNASFASRQLKQGDLALISQSGAVAAGLIDWAAAHQLGFSGVVTLGDQIDVDFGDCLDHFAMDPRTRAILLYVEAIADPRKFMSAARAAARVKPIVVIKAGRHAPAAVAAATHTGALAGSDAVYDAAFRRAGLVRAYDVAELFAAAETLGRQRPFEGNRIAILTNGGGIGVLAVDRLIDLGSQLAVLSQETRDRLDAILPPSWSRANPVDIIGDADAERFARALDILLDDEANDAVLVLDVATRLTSQREAAETIARVVEQRRAHRLFAKPVFTAWIGADREEGPERFVAAGIPNFPTEADAVRGMTHLIAYRRAQSELTRMPDAMPQDFNPETETARAVIAGALAGRRSWLDPIETARVLNAYDIPTAAPRLASTPQEAASLGAEVLAEGYTVVLKVHSPDIVHKSDVDGVALDLTTAEAVGAAAETMLARIRSARPEAKISGFLVQPMIRRRNGRELIAGIADDPTFGPVVVFGRGGTAVEAIADKALALPPLDLDRARDLIARTRVSRVLASYRNVPAANLDAVAMTLVKLAQLAADCPQICELDLNPVLADPDGVIVVDARIRMMPAGDGREGDHPRMVIRPYPRHWERQTALRDGRKVRIRPLRPEDEALYPDFLASVTDDDLRRRFFALPGKPSHDFIARLTQLDYARAIAFAAISQEDGRLLGVSRLHADANHEHGEYAVLVRSDLKGQGLGWTLMELVIAWARQEGLSTIQGHVMRGNTTMLQMCQELGFGTQPDPNDPELVSVELHVQQVTAAV; this is translated from the coding sequence ATGAGTACATACCGCTTCGAGGCGCTGATGCAGCCGAGCTCGGTCGCGGTTGTCGGCGCAAGCGAACGCGCGGGATCCGTGGGCCACGCCGTTGTCGCTAATCTTCGCGAGGGCGGCTTCGCGGGCACGCTCAGCTTAGTCAATCCGCGCCACAGCGCGATCGGAGGGACAAACTGCTATCCCGATCTCGTAGCGCTTCCGAAGCCGCCGGATCTCGCCATCGTCTGCGCGCCGCCGGCAGCGGTGTCGGGCATCGTCGAAACCGCGGCGGCCCTTCGTGTTCCCGCCTGTCTGATCCTGACGGCCGGACTCGGGCGCGGCCCCGATTCGGCGGCGTGGGCGATACGCGATCTCGGGCATTCGTCCGGGATGCGGATCGTCGGCCCGAACTGCCTCGGGCTGATGTCGCCTTACGGCCATCTGAACGCCAGCTTCGCCTCCCGGCAGCTCAAGCAGGGTGACCTCGCCCTGATCTCGCAATCCGGCGCCGTCGCCGCCGGCCTGATCGACTGGGCGGCGGCACATCAGCTCGGCTTCTCGGGCGTAGTCACGCTCGGCGACCAGATCGACGTCGATTTCGGAGACTGCCTCGACCATTTCGCGATGGATCCGCGCACGCGTGCGATCCTGCTCTACGTTGAAGCCATCGCCGACCCCCGCAAATTCATGTCGGCGGCACGCGCGGCGGCACGGGTTAAGCCCATCGTCGTCATCAAGGCTGGCCGCCACGCGCCTGCCGCAGTCGCGGCTGCGACTCACACTGGCGCGCTCGCTGGCTCCGATGCCGTCTATGATGCTGCCTTCAGGCGCGCCGGCCTCGTCAGGGCCTATGACGTCGCCGAGTTGTTCGCCGCCGCCGAGACGCTCGGCCGTCAGCGCCCCTTTGAAGGCAACCGGATCGCGATCCTCACCAATGGCGGCGGTATCGGCGTTCTAGCGGTCGATCGTCTGATCGATCTCGGCAGCCAGCTTGCGGTCCTGTCGCAGGAAACGCGAGATCGGCTCGACGCGATCCTGCCCCCATCATGGTCCAGAGCCAATCCTGTCGACATCATCGGCGACGCCGACGCCGAGCGGTTCGCCAGGGCGCTCGACATCCTGCTCGACGACGAGGCCAACGATGCCGTGCTCGTGCTCGACGTCGCGACCCGCCTGACCAGCCAGCGCGAGGCCGCCGAGACGATCGCCCGGGTTGTCGAGCAGCGCCGCGCCCACCGGCTGTTCGCCAAGCCGGTCTTCACGGCCTGGATCGGCGCCGACAGGGAGGAGGGGCCCGAGCGTTTCGTCGCCGCGGGCATCCCGAATTTCCCGACCGAGGCCGATGCCGTGAGGGGGATGACGCATCTCATCGCCTACAGGCGGGCCCAGTCCGAGCTGACCCGCATGCCAGACGCGATGCCGCAGGATTTCAATCCCGAGACTGAGACGGCAAGGGCGGTGATCGCCGGGGCGCTAGCGGGACGCCGAAGCTGGCTCGACCCGATCGAGACCGCACGGGTGCTGAACGCCTACGACATCCCGACCGCAGCCCCGCGCCTGGCCTCGACTCCGCAGGAAGCGGCAAGCCTCGGAGCGGAGGTGCTTGCCGAGGGCTACACAGTGGTGCTCAAGGTGCATTCGCCCGATATCGTGCACAAATCCGATGTCGACGGGGTTGCGCTCGATCTGACCACTGCCGAGGCCGTCGGCGCTGCCGCCGAGACTATGCTGGCCCGCATAAGGAGCGCGCGGCCCGAAGCGAAGATCTCCGGCTTCCTCGTCCAACCGATGATCCGGCGGCGGAATGGGCGCGAACTGATCGCCGGTATCGCCGACGACCCGACCTTCGGCCCCGTCGTCGTCTTCGGGCGGGGCGGAACGGCGGTCGAGGCCATTGCGGACAAGGCGCTGGCCTTGCCTCCCCTCGACCTCGACAGGGCGCGCGATCTTATCGCCCGCACCAGGGTGTCTCGCGTGCTCGCGTCTTACCGGAACGTCCCTGCCGCCAATCTGGACGCTGTCGCGATGACGCTGGTCAAGCTCGCCCAGCTCGCGGCCGATTGCCCGCAGATCTGCGAGCTCGACCTCAACCCCGTGCTGGCCGATCCCGATGGCGTCATCGTCGTCGACGCCAGGATCAGGATGATGCCGGCGGGCGACGGGCGCGAAGGCGACCATCCGCGCATGGTGATCAGGCCCTATCCGCGCCATTGGGAGCGCCAGACCGCCCTCAGGGATGGGCGCAAGGTCCGGATCAGGCCGCTGCGCCCGGAAGACGAGGCGCTCTATCCCGACTTCCTCGCCAGCGTCACCGACGATGATCTGCGCCGGCGCTTCTTCGCGCTGCCCGGCAAGCCCAGCCACGACTTCATCGCCCGCCTGACGCAGCTCGATTATGCTCGCGCGATCGCCTTTGCCGCCATCTCCCAGGAAGACGGGCGCCTGCTCGGAGTCTCCCGCCTGCACGCCGATGCGAACCATGAGCACGGAGAGTACGCCGTCCTGGTCCGGTCAGACCTCAAAGGCCAGGGTCTAGGTTGGACCCTGATGGAACTGGTGATCGCCTGGGCCCGGCAAGAGGGGCTGTCGACCATCCAAGGCCACGTCATGCGTGGCAACACGACCATGCTGCAAATGTGTCAAGAACTTGGCTTCGGCACGCAGCCGGACCCGAACGACCCGGAACTTGTCAGTGTCGAGTTGCACGTTCAGCAGGTCACAGCCGCCGTTTGA
- a CDS encoding AAA family ATPase, whose product MPEQIPANVDVGVLIGGAHAVATARLAGNPGIILSPEKDERTLSWNDFGLNFCATLFVINGDLLIQIPARFMMEGIDRTSPELERLLVEHGGTLTLEKLNRSFVSLLPDEDAYSHVIRALGFEAGISALRRLGDIVVARIEGSNQASLTLADTESFHFGVLRAVNGYTALRRSARHFRRSPPAPVEDLTGSFSFETSLPAADNPYQIDFAFDGNPLFQDRVAVLIGRNGVGKTQLLKALVDRLTRDEAFDPSSVSSKLTPEIMPRRVLVFSAVPTDPFPSSIGAWHGIDYEYFAINATREEGADSLLTSLMACVRDEGPDRFGPQDEESRASLVRSVLKKLNVWQSLYVPLRPLQAEQEDLRASIIVDGQRLFPIKQRLNEQAGLRLLHQLDWTRSPIILDELHSPKALSSGEYAMMRFAVQAIASVEQGSLLLIDEPETHLHPNFVSDLMEVLYGILEATGSVAIIATHSAYVVREAPRQRVKVLTLQDRQIQIVEPRMQTFGASIDKISQFVFGDTDMEHRYQKKLEEWTDRVGRDLGIEKIIRDYGAELNPESLSFIAGHLRAQRPSE is encoded by the coding sequence ATGCCTGAGCAAATCCCAGCGAATGTCGATGTAGGCGTGCTCATTGGAGGCGCTCATGCTGTCGCGACCGCAAGATTGGCAGGAAATCCAGGAATTATACTCAGCCCTGAAAAGGACGAGCGAACACTCAGCTGGAACGATTTTGGTCTAAATTTCTGCGCTACGCTGTTTGTCATCAACGGCGATCTGCTAATTCAAATTCCTGCCCGTTTCATGATGGAAGGAATCGACCGCACCTCTCCGGAACTGGAGCGCCTCCTTGTCGAGCACGGAGGAACGCTCACGCTCGAAAAGCTGAATCGCTCCTTCGTCTCGCTCCTTCCCGATGAGGATGCGTACAGCCACGTCATCAGAGCACTTGGTTTCGAAGCCGGCATCAGTGCCCTTCGCAGGCTCGGGGATATCGTCGTCGCTCGCATTGAGGGAAGCAACCAAGCGAGCCTGACGCTCGCCGACACCGAGAGCTTCCACTTCGGCGTATTGAGGGCCGTAAACGGCTACACGGCCTTGCGGCGCAGCGCCCGTCATTTCCGCAGATCCCCGCCGGCACCAGTGGAAGATCTAACCGGAAGCTTCTCGTTCGAAACATCCCTGCCCGCAGCTGACAACCCATACCAGATTGATTTCGCGTTCGATGGAAATCCTCTGTTTCAAGACAGAGTTGCTGTCCTCATCGGGCGCAACGGTGTCGGCAAAACCCAGTTGCTCAAGGCGCTGGTGGACCGCCTGACCCGTGATGAAGCGTTCGATCCATCCTCGGTTTCATCCAAACTCACACCGGAAATCATGCCGCGGCGCGTGCTGGTGTTTTCTGCCGTTCCGACCGATCCCTTTCCAAGTTCCATCGGCGCCTGGCATGGGATCGATTATGAGTATTTTGCCATCAACGCTACGCGCGAAGAAGGAGCTGACTCACTTCTGACTTCTCTAATGGCATGTGTGAGAGATGAGGGCCCCGACCGATTTGGCCCGCAAGACGAGGAGTCGCGGGCGAGCCTCGTCCGGTCAGTGCTGAAGAAGCTGAACGTCTGGCAAAGCCTATACGTACCCTTGCGCCCGCTCCAAGCTGAGCAGGAGGATCTGCGTGCATCGATCATAGTGGACGGGCAGCGCCTCTTCCCGATCAAGCAGCGACTGAATGAGCAGGCCGGCTTGCGCCTCCTGCATCAGCTCGATTGGACCCGCTCTCCGATCATCCTCGATGAACTCCATTCACCGAAGGCGCTGAGCAGCGGCGAATACGCCATGATGCGTTTTGCAGTCCAGGCCATCGCTTCCGTGGAACAGGGTAGCCTTCTCCTGATCGATGAGCCGGAAACGCACCTCCATCCCAATTTCGTTTCGGATTTGATGGAAGTTCTCTACGGGATCCTCGAAGCGACGGGCTCGGTCGCAATCATTGCGACCCACTCGGCCTATGTGGTTCGCGAAGCGCCCCGTCAACGGGTCAAGGTCCTCACACTCCAGGACCGTCAGATCCAGATCGTTGAGCCCCGGATGCAAACCTTCGGTGCGAGCATCGACAAAATCTCCCAATTTGTCTTTGGCGACACCGACATGGAGCACCGCTACCAAAAGAAGCTCGAAGAATGGACGGATCGCGTCGGAAGGGATCTGGGAATCGAGAAAATCATCCGCGATTACGGTGCGGAATTGAATCCTGAAAGCCTGTCGTTCATCGCCGGGCATCTGCGTGCGCAACGGCCGTCCGAATGA
- a CDS encoding DUF2189 domain-containing protein codes for MGTIENGHDIPLPLSAQRRRNLPARAAFFWLGAGWRDLGNTPLPSFIYGFAVFLVSLSIVWGLFRFELDYILFPALAGFMVVGPVLAIGLYQKSRDLETGHPVNLSRMIFVKAASGAQVWYTGAILCLLMLVWMRAAVIIYALFFGLRPFPGFNDVLAMLISTPVGWAMLLVGTVAGGLFAAFSFAISTFAIPMLLDERVDAFTAMGTSISLVWNNLPVMIAWGAIVLGLFLLSLATGLFGLIVVFPLLGHATWHSYRAIR; via the coding sequence ATGGGCACGATCGAGAACGGCCACGACATCCCCCTGCCTCTCTCGGCGCAGCGGCGGCGCAATCTGCCGGCGCGCGCTGCCTTTTTCTGGCTCGGAGCTGGCTGGCGCGATCTCGGCAATACTCCATTGCCGAGCTTTATATACGGGTTCGCAGTCTTCCTGGTTTCGTTGAGCATCGTCTGGGGTTTGTTCCGGTTCGAGCTCGACTACATCCTGTTTCCGGCTCTGGCCGGGTTCATGGTGGTCGGGCCCGTGTTGGCGATTGGCCTCTATCAGAAAAGCCGCGACCTCGAGACGGGCCATCCCGTCAACCTGTCTCGCATGATCTTCGTCAAGGCGGCTTCAGGCGCGCAAGTCTGGTATACCGGCGCGATCCTATGCTTGCTGATGCTGGTATGGATGCGCGCCGCTGTTATTATCTATGCGTTGTTCTTCGGATTGCGGCCTTTCCCCGGCTTCAACGACGTCCTCGCTATGCTGATCTCGACGCCGGTCGGCTGGGCGATGCTGTTGGTCGGTACGGTGGCGGGCGGGCTCTTCGCAGCCTTCTCCTTCGCGATCAGCACCTTCGCGATCCCGATGCTGCTCGATGAGCGGGTCGACGCCTTCACCGCGATGGGCACCAGCATCTCGCTGGTCTGGAACAACCTGCCGGTGATGATCGCCTGGGGCGCGATCGTGCTCGGGCTCTTCCTGCTGAGCCTGGCGACCGGGCTGTTCGGCCTGATCGTAGTCTTTCCGCTGCTCGGCCATGCCACCTGGCACAGCTACCGGGCGATCAGATGA
- a CDS encoding heavy metal translocating P-type ATPase: MSCCAPPLDPHEAFDGRAAQREMRLASRDLGNGLRQSDLAVPGLHCAGCIRTVEAGLARLPGVAHVRVNLSTKRVAVQWQGEEPPELLAALAGLGYPGHLFESEAERSDPDLARLIRALAVAGFCAMNIMLLSVSVWSGAEAETRRAFHWISAALALPCLIYSGRIFFVSAWSALRRGRTNMDVPISIGISLAFALSLYDTVHDGPHAYFDAATSLIFFLLIGRTLDHLMREKARTAVRGLMRLSPRGATVLGADGSRHYLPLAEIEPGMRIAIVAGDRIPVDGDVAEGTSELDCAVVTGESAPRPVALGACVQAGTLNLSGSLIIRATARAGDSFLAEMVRLMEAAEGGRARYRRIADRAAALYSPVVHATAFLAFLGWMAASGDWHRAVTVAIAVLIITCPCALGLAVPIVQVVASRRLFEAGIMVKDGSAIERLAEIDSAVFDKTGTLTLGQPRLANTGEIAPADLAIAAALARSSSHPFSRAIAAAAPADTVVLSGLREQPGLGLEARYGGVLYRLGQAAWALGESSQAEGGGTVLSRDGALLARFRFEETLRPQTAAALAALRAAGVDVALLSGDTPAAAGVVADRLGIDTVAAGLPPAQKVARLDALAGEGRKVLMVGDGLNDTPALAAAHVSMAPASAADIGRNAADFVFLHEGLGAVPTALAVSRAAGRLVSQNFALAILYNALALPVAIAGQVTPLIAALAMSLSSILVVANALRLDPRLSPRRSEAAGEVSMSLAPALERGK, encoded by the coding sequence ATGAGCTGCTGCGCGCCGCCGCTCGACCCGCACGAGGCGTTCGACGGCAGGGCGGCGCAGCGGGAGATGCGGCTCGCTAGCCGCGATCTCGGCAACGGCCTGCGGCAGAGCGACCTTGCTGTCCCCGGCCTGCACTGTGCCGGCTGCATCCGCACCGTCGAGGCCGGCTTGGCGCGGCTGCCCGGAGTCGCCCATGTCCGCGTCAACCTTTCGACGAAGCGGGTGGCGGTCCAATGGCAGGGCGAGGAGCCGCCCGAGCTGCTGGCCGCCCTGGCGGGACTCGGCTATCCTGGCCATCTCTTCGAAAGCGAGGCGGAGCGGAGCGATCCCGACCTTGCCCGGCTGATCCGGGCGCTGGCGGTCGCCGGCTTCTGCGCCATGAACATCATGCTGCTCTCGGTCTCGGTCTGGTCGGGGGCCGAAGCTGAGACGCGCCGCGCCTTCCATTGGATCTCTGCCGCGCTGGCGTTGCCCTGCCTGATCTATTCCGGCCGGATCTTCTTCGTCTCCGCCTGGTCGGCGCTGCGGCGCGGGCGCACCAATATGGACGTCCCGATCTCGATCGGCATCAGCCTCGCCTTCGCCTTGAGCCTCTACGACACCGTCCATGACGGGCCGCACGCTTATTTCGACGCCGCGACCTCGCTGATCTTCTTCCTGCTGATCGGGCGCACGCTCGATCATCTGATGCGCGAGAAAGCCCGCACCGCCGTGCGCGGCCTGATGCGGTTGTCGCCGCGCGGCGCCACCGTGCTCGGCGCCGACGGCAGCCGCCACTACCTGCCGCTGGCTGAGATCGAGCCCGGCATGCGGATCGCGATCGTCGCGGGGGATCGCATCCCCGTCGACGGGGATGTCGCGGAAGGGACCTCCGAGCTCGACTGCGCCGTCGTCACCGGCGAGAGCGCGCCGCGCCCGGTCGCGCTCGGCGCCTGCGTGCAGGCGGGAACGCTCAACCTCTCGGGGTCGCTCATCATCCGCGCCACGGCGCGGGCAGGGGACTCCTTCCTCGCCGAGATGGTCCGGCTGATGGAGGCGGCGGAGGGCGGGCGTGCCCGCTATCGGCGCATCGCCGACCGGGCGGCCGCGCTCTATTCGCCGGTCGTCCACGCCACGGCCTTCCTTGCCTTTCTCGGCTGGATGGCGGCGAGCGGCGACTGGCACCGCGCCGTCACCGTCGCCATAGCCGTGCTGATCATCACCTGCCCCTGCGCGCTCGGGCTGGCGGTGCCGATCGTGCAGGTGGTCGCGTCGCGCCGGCTGTTCGAGGCCGGCATCATGGTCAAGGACGGCTCGGCAATCGAGCGGCTGGCCGAGATCGACAGCGCCGTCTTCGACAAGACCGGCACGCTGACCCTCGGCCAGCCGCGTCTCGCCAATACAGGGGAGATCGCGCCGGCGGACCTCGCCATAGCCGCCGCGCTCGCGCGCAGTTCCAGCCATCCGTTCTCCCGGGCGATCGCAGCGGCGGCGCCGGCCGACACCGTGGTACTCTCAGGGCTTCGCGAGCAGCCCGGCCTTGGACTCGAGGCCAGATACGGGGGCGTCCTCTACAGGCTCGGGCAAGCCGCCTGGGCGCTCGGCGAGAGCTCGCAGGCCGAGGGAGGCGGCACGGTGCTCAGCCGCGACGGCGCGCTCCTCGCCCGTTTCCGCTTCGAGGAGACGCTGCGTCCGCAGACCGCCGCCGCCCTCGCCGCCTTGCGGGCCGCGGGGGTCGACGTCGCGCTGCTATCCGGTGATACGCCGGCTGCGGCTGGTGTCGTTGCCGACAGGCTCGGCATCGACACGGTCGCGGCCGGACTGCCGCCGGCGCAGAAGGTTGCCAGGCTCGACGCGCTGGCGGGCGAGGGCCGCAAGGTGCTGATGGTCGGCGATGGCCTCAACGACACGCCGGCGCTGGCCGCGGCCCACGTCTCGATGGCGCCGGCTTCAGCTGCGGATATCGGCCGCAACGCCGCCGATTTCGTCTTCCTGCACGAAGGACTGGGCGCGGTTCCGACTGCGCTCGCCGTCTCGCGCGCCGCCGGCCGACTGGTGTCGCAGAACTTCGCCCTCGCCATCCTCTACAACGCGCTCGCCCTGCCGGTCGCGATCGCCGGCCAGGTCACGCCGCTGATTGCTGCGCTCGCGATGTCGCTCTCGTCAATTCTCGTCGTCGCCAACGCGCTACGGCTCGACCCCCGACTGTCGCCACGCAGATCCGAGGCTGCCGGAGAAGTGAGCATGAGTCTCGCCCCGGCTCTGGAACGCGGCAAGTGA
- a CDS encoding recombinase family protein produces MPKQNHAAEPVSATLSSMFSAAYLQKAEALAKRGPQPLKLARLTVAYCRRSKEIENLSIDRQKERAAVYAQAHLNDEIARFYVDEGITGETADRPGFIQMMKDAEAGLFDKIVVEDVDRVGRSWGVIGNSWDIFKELGIQLHTVFKGGEVSNVDIAFKALAATEHQTALRNRSRDGVDLAISQGRVVGMLPWGYARDPYRKGVFRIDEATRPCIEWMFEARLQGMSIYDILMGLREIAPDPERLPKSVSQISRCLKNPMYKGVFTFRRTDQTLKGGKRKSRRRPPSEWKQVHIPHMQIIDREKWEAAYDSFKGVSQRQAGRRFLTGKVYCGSCGLLMNHGSAERPDPKLTCYDYARSYQLGKDQKSCPIRMVPVNLVRSAVINAIREELQDRSLEKEYQRLLDVELDGQRKAIEQRRRDLEIRRDHLKSEINRVADAMSLGSIPRPIAEERIQETADKWNEANDQLDRLPDLTKRLLIESTRRSGLIEVFDRITPKAALHEKELSTQERMERSVCRRLIKRVVIEKLPGTRSFRIRIDISNSNLLGIKMPENSSVPEVKTHIYYGHRWRDCSNEIVPTYNSGYYQLSDAEWEVISSKFSDDLAEIAPEAKVGARELVDLLVFAGSISLRRRYLRKYGLVNSSKVSRALGIILYSGLWKRIFDALEANFPDRKRTLNPGFGETFIYLK; encoded by the coding sequence ATGCCGAAACAGAACCACGCCGCCGAGCCGGTCAGCGCAACTCTCTCCAGCATGTTCTCCGCCGCCTACCTGCAGAAAGCGGAGGCGCTGGCCAAAAGGGGGCCGCAGCCTCTCAAGTTGGCTCGCCTCACGGTGGCGTACTGCCGCCGTTCCAAGGAGATCGAGAACCTCTCGATTGATCGCCAGAAGGAGCGCGCGGCGGTCTATGCCCAGGCTCATCTGAACGATGAGATTGCCCGCTTCTACGTAGATGAAGGCATTACCGGTGAGACTGCTGACCGTCCCGGGTTCATACAGATGATGAAGGACGCCGAGGCAGGCTTGTTCGACAAGATCGTTGTGGAGGATGTCGACCGTGTCGGTCGAAGCTGGGGAGTTATCGGCAACTCTTGGGACATATTCAAAGAGTTGGGTATCCAGCTTCATACTGTCTTCAAGGGCGGAGAAGTGAGCAATGTGGACATCGCCTTCAAGGCCTTGGCTGCAACTGAACACCAAACCGCCTTGCGCAACCGCTCGCGTGATGGCGTTGACCTCGCGATCAGCCAGGGGCGCGTTGTCGGCATGCTGCCGTGGGGTTATGCCCGCGACCCCTATCGTAAGGGCGTGTTTCGGATCGACGAAGCCACGAGGCCCTGCATCGAATGGATGTTCGAGGCGCGCCTGCAGGGCATGAGCATCTATGACATCCTGATGGGACTCCGCGAAATAGCGCCCGATCCGGAGCGCCTTCCGAAATCGGTTTCCCAGATTTCAAGATGCTTGAAGAATCCAATGTACAAGGGAGTTTTTACGTTCAGGAGGACAGATCAAACGCTAAAAGGGGGAAAAAGGAAGAGTCGACGCCGGCCGCCTTCAGAATGGAAACAAGTCCATATTCCTCATATGCAGATCATTGACCGAGAGAAATGGGAAGCTGCATACGATTCTTTCAAAGGTGTATCGCAACGTCAAGCCGGGCGTCGGTTTCTTACCGGAAAAGTATACTGTGGCAGCTGTGGGTTGTTAATGAATCATGGTTCTGCAGAAAGGCCGGATCCCAAGCTCACATGCTATGATTATGCCAGATCCTATCAATTGGGAAAGGATCAAAAATCGTGTCCGATAAGGATGGTTCCGGTCAATTTAGTTCGCAGCGCCGTTATCAATGCAATTCGAGAGGAATTACAAGATAGATCACTCGAAAAAGAGTATCAGAGATTGCTCGATGTTGAGTTGGATGGCCAGAGAAAGGCAATCGAGCAGCGCCGCCGTGACCTTGAGATCCGTAGAGATCATTTAAAGTCTGAGATAAATCGGGTCGCAGATGCCATGAGCCTTGGATCGATCCCGCGGCCGATAGCGGAGGAGCGCATTCAGGAGACCGCGGACAAGTGGAACGAAGCTAACGATCAGCTGGATAGGTTGCCAGACCTTACCAAGCGACTTCTTATCGAGAGCACGCGTCGCTCAGGTTTAATCGAAGTATTCGACCGAATCACGCCGAAGGCGGCCTTGCACGAAAAAGAACTGAGCACCCAGGAAAGAATGGAGCGATCAGTTTGTCGGAGATTGATTAAGAGAGTGGTTATCGAGAAACTTCCGGGAACTAGGTCTTTCAGGATACGGATCGATATATCGAATTCGAATCTACTGGGCATAAAAATGCCGGAAAACTCATCGGTGCCTGAAGTTAAAACTCACATTTATTATGGTCATCGGTGGCGGGATTGCTCAAACGAGATCGTGCCGACGTACAACAGTGGCTACTATCAGCTATCAGATGCAGAATGGGAGGTAATTAGTTCAAAATTTTCTGACGATCTTGCCGAGATTGCTCCGGAGGCGAAAGTAGGGGCTCGTGAGTTGGTGGATTTGCTTGTGTTTGCGGGCTCTATTTCACTTCGGCGCCGTTATCTGCGCAAGTACGGCCTCGTGAACTCGTCGAAAGTCTCGCGGGCGCTTGGAATTATCCTCTACTCGGGTCTCTGGAAGCGCATATTCGATGCGTTGGAGGCGAATTTCCCTGACCGAAAGCGCACCCTCAATCCCGGCTTCGGAGAAACATTCATATACCTGAAGTGA
- a CDS encoding recombinase family protein, which yields MAKSLAQAKHAASYARFSNSRPDGAARQNAVAMEHMEDRIKPAGDPRPSPSRIAIYCRSAKNDSGQLDRQRRLCTDFIAAHFPDAVAETFVDVGQPASGLTKLRCKLFRAEFDAVVVESCDRLTRDFHTLQAILARLLISNVRLYTIHGGPEEVQLVRHVLWGAVARIDGDERLHSIGRDWWHQSGEAYLIGK from the coding sequence ATGGCTAAGTCGCTTGCCCAAGCCAAGCACGCCGCTTCCTACGCCCGCTTCTCTAACAGCCGACCCGACGGCGCCGCCAGGCAGAATGCAGTTGCCATGGAACACATGGAGGACCGCATCAAGCCCGCTGGGGATCCGCGGCCGTCACCGAGCCGAATCGCCATTTATTGCCGTAGCGCGAAAAACGATTCCGGGCAGTTGGACCGACAGCGCCGCCTTTGCACGGACTTCATAGCCGCGCATTTCCCCGACGCGGTCGCCGAGACTTTCGTAGACGTCGGCCAGCCGGCGAGCGGATTGACGAAGCTGCGCTGCAAACTGTTCCGCGCAGAATTTGATGCAGTCGTTGTCGAGAGCTGCGATCGCCTTACGCGAGATTTCCACACGCTGCAGGCGATCCTCGCCAGGCTCCTGATCTCCAATGTCCGCCTTTACACAATCCACGGCGGGCCTGAAGAGGTCCAACTGGTCAGGCACGTCCTCTGGGGAGCGGTCGCCCGCATCGATGGGGACGAGCGCCTCCACTCGATCGGTCGCGATTGGTGGCATCAGTCCGGTGAGGCGTACCTCATCGGGAAGTAG